The Calditrichota bacterium genome has a window encoding:
- a CDS encoding chemotaxis protein CheD, with the protein MKIAKGAGQTIVTHALGSCIGVTVHDAVAQVGGMLHFMLPDSTVNPSRADGNPYMFADTGIPLFLQKLYAQGAVKSRLVVKVAGGAQFVDSKDFFAIGKRNYTAMRKIFWKEGILSKGEHVGGTISRTLYLEIGSGRVWFTNSGQEVEL; encoded by the coding sequence ATGAAAATCGCCAAAGGTGCGGGACAGACTATTGTCACACATGCCTTGGGTTCTTGCATTGGAGTCACCGTGCATGATGCCGTCGCCCAAGTCGGCGGAATGCTGCATTTCATGCTGCCGGATTCCACGGTAAATCCATCCCGCGCGGATGGGAATCCGTACATGTTCGCCGACACGGGAATTCCGCTCTTTCTGCAAAAGCTCTATGCTCAAGGCGCAGTGAAGTCGCGGCTCGTCGTAAAAGTCGCGGGCGGCGCGCAATTCGTCGACAGCAAAGATTTCTTCGCGATCGGCAAACGCAATTACACGGCGATGCGCAAGATATTCTGGAAAGAAGGTATTCTTTCCAAAGGCGAACACGTCGGCGGCACTATTTCACGCACGCTCTATCTTGAAATCGGGAGCGGCCGCGTGTGGTTTACAAACTCCGGTCAGGAGGTGGAACTATGA
- a CDS encoding protein-glutamate O-methyltransferase — protein sequence MRNHADIVPAPQGLKISDAEFRKASELVKSLAGIHLTDGKRELVSARLAKRLRALGLSTMNDYLDVVREDKTQAELVMMLDAISTNLTSFWRESDHFDYVVEKLLPSLEASGQQEIRIWSAGCSSGEEPYGLAMLILGKLRNPNRVKLKILATDLSTRVLDIAKRGQYGEERVKNIPPELRNKFVTQQKSETGVIYSVTPAIRSAITFARLNLMEPWPMKGPFDMIFCRNVMIYFDKPTQATLVERFGKLLKSGGMLFVGHSESLAGVQHSFRYVRPTIYEKP from the coding sequence ATGAGAAATCACGCGGACATCGTTCCGGCACCGCAAGGCTTGAAAATCTCGGACGCTGAGTTTCGAAAAGCCTCGGAGCTTGTAAAGTCGCTGGCAGGAATTCATCTTACGGACGGCAAACGCGAATTGGTGAGTGCCAGACTTGCGAAACGACTTCGCGCGCTGGGTTTGAGTACGATGAACGATTATCTCGACGTCGTACGCGAGGACAAAACTCAGGCCGAGTTGGTGATGATGCTCGACGCGATTTCTACGAATCTTACGAGCTTTTGGCGAGAATCGGACCACTTTGATTATGTTGTCGAAAAACTCCTGCCCAGTCTTGAAGCCAGCGGTCAACAGGAAATACGAATTTGGTCAGCAGGTTGTTCGAGCGGCGAAGAGCCGTACGGGTTGGCCATGTTGATCTTAGGCAAACTGCGCAACCCAAACCGAGTCAAATTGAAAATCCTCGCAACTGATCTCTCCACGCGTGTGCTGGATATCGCCAAGCGCGGTCAATACGGCGAAGAGCGCGTCAAGAATATTCCGCCCGAATTGCGAAACAAGTTTGTGACTCAACAGAAAAGCGAGACCGGAGTAATCTACTCGGTGACTCCCGCCATTCGTTCCGCGATCACATTCGCGCGGCTCAATCTCATGGAACCGTGGCCGATGAAAGGTCCGTTCGATATGATATTTTGCCGCAACGTTATGATCTATTTCGACAAACCGACTCAGGCGACACTCGTCGAGCGGTTCGGCAAACTGCTTAAGTCCGGAGGGATGCTATTTGTCGGACACTCCGAAAGTCTTGCCGGAGTTCAACATTCATTCCGTTACGTCAGACCCACCATATACGAGAAACCGTGA
- a CDS encoding HDOD domain-containing protein, protein MISIAAISLDIERLEPVSATVPRLAKVVADENSSVDDICNVIEYDPALTANAIKLANSAYFASPGEVQTVREAIHKIGAGRILQDAVGRELGPRFLVAVPAYELDELELWQHSIAAATAASLLPRYSKVAIPPVAFTAALLHDFGKLVIGRHLDDESRADIMRATDEGMTYVQAERYVLGLDHAQVGGLVARRWKFPEELANCIAWHHHPLRDNLNNPALDAVHIANAVAKTIGLGLGVEGMNMKVDTDAVRSLGLTMESIETLCAQTMLELPKTLELFEDVHRGV, encoded by the coding sequence ATGATTTCCATAGCCGCCATTTCACTTGATATCGAAAGACTTGAACCCGTTTCGGCAACTGTGCCGCGGCTTGCAAAAGTCGTCGCGGATGAAAATTCAAGCGTCGACGACATTTGCAACGTCATCGAATATGATCCCGCGCTGACGGCAAATGCGATCAAGCTGGCAAACTCGGCTTACTTCGCATCACCCGGAGAAGTTCAAACGGTGCGCGAAGCGATTCACAAGATCGGCGCGGGGCGCATCCTGCAAGACGCCGTAGGGCGAGAGCTCGGTCCGCGATTCTTGGTTGCCGTACCCGCCTACGAGCTTGACGAGCTCGAATTATGGCAACATTCGATTGCCGCGGCGACCGCAGCTTCGCTTTTGCCGCGATATTCCAAAGTCGCAATCCCTCCAGTTGCCTTCACGGCCGCATTGCTGCACGATTTCGGCAAACTGGTCATCGGCAGACATTTGGATGATGAGTCTCGTGCCGACATCATGCGCGCAACCGACGAGGGCATGACCTACGTTCAGGCGGAGCGCTATGTGCTGGGACTGGACCATGCACAAGTTGGAGGCCTGGTCGCCCGCCGTTGGAAATTCCCCGAAGAATTGGCGAACTGCATCGCGTGGCACCATCATCCGCTGCGCGACAACTTGAACAATCCGGCTCTGGATGCCGTCCACATCGCCAATGCCGTCGCGAAGACGATTGGCCTCGGTCTCGGAGTGGAAGGTATGAATATGAAGGTCGACACGGACGCCGTGCGCTCGTTGGGATTGACCATGGAGTCAATCGAAACTTTATGCGCACAAACAATGCTTGAGTTACCTAAAACCTTAGAACTATTCGAGGATGTCCATCGTGGCGTATAA
- a CDS encoding response regulator, with protein sequence MAYNILIVDDSALTRTVMERTVRMCGVEINEIRTAEHGKAALQALEEFWPDIVFCDINMPVMDGLKFVEEVQRSDEWRDLPVVIVSTEGSETRIEELRRNGVQGYIRKPFAPEDVAAMIQQVLGVNNAS encoded by the coding sequence GTGGCGTATAACATTCTCATCGTTGACGATTCAGCGTTGACTCGCACTGTCATGGAACGCACCGTGCGGATGTGTGGGGTCGAAATCAATGAAATTCGAACCGCGGAACACGGCAAAGCCGCTCTACAAGCTCTTGAAGAGTTCTGGCCGGATATTGTCTTTTGCGATATCAATATGCCCGTAATGGACGGACTGAAGTTCGTGGAAGAAGTGCAAAGGAGCGATGAATGGCGGGACCTGCCCGTTGTTATCGTATCCACGGAGGGCAGCGAGACGCGAATTGAAGAGCTTCGTCGGAACGGTGTGCAGGGTTACATTCGGAAACCGTTCGCGCCGGAAGACGTCGCGGCTATGATTCAGCAAGTTCTGGGAGTGAACAATGCAAGTTAA
- a CDS encoding chemotaxis protein CheX — MQVKSEQAVLEAASRVFETSAFLSVYPLDPESDLPQPEQAATMTFKGAVSGRVSMRVAADVLDMIVDNLLDIQNDPDELAQRRGDVLKEMLNMLCGNLLTEYFGAEPVFDLSPPELLGETELPAPSSEDVHKVLFNVENTLAEVMFEIQDRQNS, encoded by the coding sequence ATGCAAGTTAAATCAGAACAAGCCGTGCTCGAAGCGGCGAGCAGAGTTTTTGAGACGTCCGCGTTTCTGAGCGTCTATCCGCTTGATCCGGAGAGCGATCTGCCACAGCCTGAACAGGCCGCGACCATGACGTTTAAGGGCGCGGTTTCGGGCCGCGTATCGATGCGCGTCGCCGCTGACGTACTTGATATGATCGTGGACAACTTGCTTGACATTCAAAACGATCCGGACGAACTCGCGCAGCGACGCGGTGACGTGCTTAAAGAAATGCTCAATATGCTGTGCGGAAATCTTCTGACAGAGTATTTCGGCGCGGAGCCGGTATTCGATCTGAGTCCTCCGGAACTGTTAGGTGAAACCGAGTTGCCCGCTCCGTCGTCCGAAGACGTGCATAAAGTACTTTTTAACGTCGAGAACACGCTCGCGGAAGTGATGTTCGAGATTCAGGACCGACAAAATTCATA